In the genome of Doryrhamphus excisus isolate RoL2022-K1 chromosome 11, RoL_Dexc_1.0, whole genome shotgun sequence, the window ATAGGAAAATGGCAATAAAGGATTTTACTGAACACTTTTTCCCCCAttcatgcatatttttatttttctgttttgataGGATATTTTATACACTTATCCAACAGAGCGACTGTGCTAATTTTGCTGCATGTGTTGACTACAATGACAAAGCTTTTGTACATGTGCAAATCTTTCTTACAGCggctaaaatataaataaaatgtagaatCCAGGTTAATACTGATCATGTTTTTCACATCAcagttttaaaatgattttgtgTTATGGAATGTCTTTAGAATAACACACAATCTTTGCCTTTCTTTGTGATAAGCACCTGTCCACTTTGTGCCTTATGAATAAACTTCCCTTGcatccaaacaggaagtcactgtgtgcatGTTATAATGAGGTGTAACCTGACAGTAATGTGGCTTGCTGCTTAGCGATAATTAAGTTAGCAATTTTCATACAATGATCCCTTTGGACACAGGACCGGGACTTAATGAGTTGGTTGACACAGACAAGTCGTCAACATAAATGGAACTACTTAGgtaggttccactgtatgcaaGTTTCAATGTAAGCCATCAGTTATGATGGTCTCCATCTTATTTTTGTCTATCTGTGACTACAGGCGTACTCACACTAGGCCATTCATACCATGACAGACTTGGGTGGGATTCCCCCGTCCTCTCCTGTGCCCACACTAGCCAAACATGGCAAAATTTAGGTATGAAGTGTGCCCAAGCAGGGCATGACTGGCCGAGTGCAAGTACACCCTAAAAGCAACATACGCAGTACAAGTGACCAGGGTATAAGACACAAAAGAGCTCACCTGGCAGGGGGATGTGCATGCCTGGTAAGGGCACCCTGAAAGGTGGTACCATGACGGGGGGGAAGGCAGGGATGGTTGCGGTGGGCTGGGCCACACTGTGAGGCAAGGCGGTGGGCAACAGGGGGACGGTCTGCACCGCTGTGACCGGTGACGGCACAGTGGAGACTGTCACCACAGTGACTGGAGACACCGCAACTGATGAGGTCACTGTGACAACAGGGGTGAGATCTGCTACAACGCTGGCTTTTGGGACAGAAAGAGAGATTTGTATTTAgtatgcaggtgtgtgtgtgtgtgtgtgtgtgtgtgtgtgtgtgtgtgtgtgtgtgtgcgttgtcTAACCTGCAATGGACACAGATGGGGACAGCGTGGTCGTGGTGGTGTCAGGACTGGAACTGAGTGTGcgtgagggggtgctggaaggGGCAGCAGTGGGTGAGGCTTCAGCCGGCGTGCTAACTGTCGTGTTTACGCTGCTCGAGCTGGCAGCCACCGTCACGCCCACAGTGGTGCCCACCGCTGCAGTGGCAGCCCCCGCCACAAGTAGAGGGTTAAGTTCAGCCTGCTGAATGATTTTCACGCCTTCTGGTTTTGTCCACGCCGACTCTCTGGTCCGAGCATTGTAGTAATATGCCTGTGTGATATAGTAAGTCATAATTGTAGGTTGTGGAAACAACTTCTCAtacattgtaaaatattagcTGTGCAGTACAAGTACAAGAGGAAGAATAAAAAGACCAGGATAGGGCCAGATATTACCTTTCCCTCAGGTGTCTTGTTCTCTACCCAGATCTCCTCAGCAGGGTTGAGGGCAGGGCTTCCAGATGCAGGTGCTGGGGGCATGCCAGGGGGAAAGAGCATTCCTGGAGGGGGTGGGAGGTTGCCGATGGGAGGGGGAAGAAACGGAGGTCTCTGCAATAAAGAGAACAGAGCCTTTAATTGCATTACTTCATTCAAAAAGAGTGAAATACCCCAATTTGACTACTACTAGACACCATAGTCAACAGCTCTATAATATACCAAATACAGTAGATACTGATATCAATCAACAATAGTTTAAGCCTCCTGTAATACTTGCAGAGGAGCTAAAGAACTCACCTGCAAGTGTGGAGGGGCAATGGGGGGAGGCATGCCTCCCGGGGGTGGGATGGGTGGCATGTTGGGGTCAAAAGGTGGACGTGCAAATGGGGGGCGAGGTGGTGGCGGCCCCCTCATCATTCCAaaaggaggcggcggcggtctAAGTAGAGGTGGTGGGCCACGCAATACAGGGGTCTGAGCAGGAGCAGGCACTGTAGCGGGCGCAGGGGCAGGCGCAGGGCCACGAAAGCGCACGGCCTGCTGTGCCATTCTgcaatacaaaaatcaaaaaccgtattaaaaataaatattagtgTGACagaatatcaatatatcaaatTATCGCAATATTTAACCCTACAATAAATTGTCTATGCTCTCGCCATATATTGTACTTCAACCATCTTCTTGAACAGGTCTTCCCTCTAGCGTTATATACAAGTCAGTCTCTCTATTGTATAGATTTCCATATTTCCTTTACAATGTCCAGCCATTGGTCCAGGGTGGGCGCTTCAAGTCAATAACAGTTTCTAGTGATGATCATCCGTGTACACCACTGGTTCAATATCTTACAAAGCAACACATGTCACATAATCTTATATTCCGGCACAGTGTTTACATGACAAGACTTCTGTGATGCCTACTGTCTCGTGTTGCAGCAGTAATgagacagctcattactgcacgGAAGTACATCTATGTAGCCCACAAAGactgctattaaaaaaaaaactccaaaatccCCAACAAGGTGTtatgtttgatatacatgctgtaaccatgtagtaacaggtaaattcatgataacatgtattacttacagtattttgacatatttttgtcCTTTACCGGAACTTCCTTCCCGGGCGCATTGATGTCACATGTGACATAGAAACAAACGCCTACATCTAGTGTTAACTTTCccaaactcaaaacaaaaacacagcagcagtgacggcagctccaatatgtagccttACCTTTTGGCAGCAGACGATAcagtaatgcttaaaatgaccaaagtaCGACAAACTACTGTAAGTATTTCATGTTGTCATGTATCTGCCTATTATTACATGGACACAGCATGTACgtatattaaatgataaaataacaATGTATGGTTTTGGAtgtgttttaagtgtttttacgtGCAGTAACTAACTGCTActttacagctgtttttatagttttagaaTGCACGGGAAAGAGAAAGTTTTCCTGTAAGTGGAAGAAATTTACAGTGACATACCATACCAACATATTGCAAGTaatacaatgacaatgaaaGACAATGGTTTAAACGTGTTATTTCAAATGAGGTCTTAACGTTATAAACCCACCGTCTTCCTGCTCTGCCACTGCATTCCCCACTAACACACAAGAACCTGCATTAGTTATGTTTGTTGCCAGCTAACAATAGCCATTTGGCAAAGTTTGTTGCTAACGTTAGCGATCGTTGAATGTAtagcccaggggtcagcaacccacggctccagagccgcatgtggctcttcagcctctttgttgtggctcccttcgcaatgctcaagtattcaACACCTGAACTTGTAGAggacaacaaatgtaaacatttaaacatttatctTCTGTATTAGCAAGTTCCGATGCTAGCAAGAGTaattgaaatttatttttttctcctcggaactactttgataccccaaaattccctctacATCTGGCAGTCAAACAAATCTTTTTCCTCAGGCATCAGGTATATacttttgaaagtttataagatattgtttatgaattatattatgcaactccagtctattttcctttagtgagcaatgaggtaaaatggctcttttgataggaaaggttgccgacccctggtatagccTATTATAAGACTACAAATTGTCGATGGCTTCTCTGCATATGCACGCGCCAGGGATATGTAAACGTAACCACATAGCGTGAAAGTCATGAACACCATTCATTTTATTCGGGTCGAACAAACATGTTTACGAAGTTGAACTAGGAATTGTgacaaatatatacatgtaaTTGTTCTAACCAACCACTATTGGTAACCTATGATAGCCAGTGTAATTTGTGACAGTATAATTTGGAACCGAAAACAGACAGCACTCTTAATAGTCAAAGGTTTAGCCGTACTTCTTAAACATATGGAAAATGggggtgttttttgtttaaataagtCAGACATTCATCCGCACAAGTGGACCAATTTGACTTCAAATTGCATCCATTTTGCACTTGACGGCTGAGGTCTGCGAGCAAACAGGCTAACACTTTAGCCGAATTGGGCATTCAAAATACTGGATGACCAACTTGCAACCACTGCCCCTGCTAACAAACGTGAGCAGCATAATGAAGAAATTAGGCTAACTTGTGGTGGTAGTCCAGGCCGGTTGAACACAACATCTGGTCATGGTGAGTAGGAGGCCATGGTAAACGTAAATATGTCAATGCAATGAGGACAACAGCCTGGCTATTGATGTTTGCCGCGTGCCACGAGCAAAGCTAACATACACTAGCTAGTTAGCGAACAGCACACTAGCTTCGGTGGCTATATCCATAAATAGCGCCTTTGTTTATCAAACTCTCACGGCAAAAGAGCCGCCCGGTGAGATAGTTGTGAAACGTAAGCATTTTCCCAGTATCCCGTGGAGCTAGCTTGGATATAAACACTTTAGTCATCATTTTCTGACCTGTTATCGGTGAAGCCGATTCCTTCCGTCTCTGCCTGGTCCGCCATTACAGGAAAATGTAAGGCGTATCTTCCTGGAAACGCCCCTGAATGTTGTTTAGGTTTTGTATTCGGTAAACCAGGATGTCAATCAAGTGAAGTGAGCTCTTTGATTGGTTGATGGAGTCTTACCCAAGCTCGGCTGAACATTGGCTCAAACAGTCACGATGTCTTTGTTCCTTCTGATTGCTCTTTTCTCCCCATTCATTATTCACCAAGAAACAATGATGACTTCATGTTATAATTTAATACAATGTAGGATGAAGTacagaaaatatacaataaaaaaacgaggtgtactgggaaaaaaaaggaacacaacATGTTTTGTGTCAACTGAACAGTTAGTAGCTCTCCTGTATGAAGATAAactaatattaaattaaatctaTGGAATCATCCTTCTGAGAGTAACAAAATAAAGATTTGGTCATTTGGAGCACATTGTCTCAGAGAGTGACAAAAGGCTCTGCTtagctgtgtgtgcatgtcaaaGTCagaccacacacatacacgatACATACATCCATGCATGCTGACTCATTTTTTCactctcttacacacacacacacacacaaactcttcTTCAAGTCCATCTGTCCTTGCCATAAATGTAGCGGATCCACATCATGATGTCCATGTTGTTTCCTGTGCACATTTGTCATCATTTGTGATGGCGCTCAATCGTCCATGTGGATCTGCTGAGGCCACTGTGACAGTGAGGAGGGAAAAGTGTTCGTCGAAAGGTCTGAACAAGTCCAGATGAGTGAAGCAGCCGTTCAGAAAATATTCATCAGAGATGTTCATGATGGAGCCTAGTCAATTGTCTGATTTTCATGTATACGAAGAAATAACATGAACGTTTTTTGATGCATTCTTGTGAGGACGAGCACATTAGTCCTCCTGGATGGTGTGGAGTGGCAACTATCATTAACAGAACATGTCTGCTCAATCCTCAAAGACCTCTACCAGAGAGATGCATGCAAGTCCTGACTGCAGATGCAGAACAACCCTTCAACATgcgcacacatacatacacacacacacacacacacacatattcattttccaaaattgCCAAAGCTGGAAAAGGCATCTTGTTTGACCGGAACAACACCTGGGGCGACGGAGTGCGTGTGGCCCATTCCGACTCCCGGCGCACCCATGCTGGTCATGCCGCCCATCATGATGGGAGCAGCCATGCCCATATTCATGCTCATGTTCATTCCCATCATGCCAGAATTAACTGGAAGCGTGCCCATTCCCACGGGCCCTGAGGTCATTGAAGGCGGCATGGTGGTGTTTGCCATCATGTGATTTGCCAGCGGTCTGATGGGCGTCACGTCAGGCGGAGTGCTTAAGTTGAGTCCACCAAAGTTCTGGGCCATCAGGTGGACGGGAGGTACTCCTGCAGAGATGCACAATTCGAGGAAGGGGTCAACACTCTGTTAGCTGGTTGCTTAGCGACACATGGGACAGGTTACCTTGTTGCTGGAGGATGTTGTTGAGTGCGGTCTGGGACTTTGTGGGGTTGAGGTTGGATGACAAGAAGTCCAGGCTGATGTTGACAGACGGGTCAGACCAGGTGGACCCTAAAGAGCCTGGAACCCCCATCCCGACCTTCTGCTTAAGTCCAGCAGGTGGCTGACACATTAGACCCCCCAAAGTCTGAGAGGAAAAACACATTGAGGATGATAGCATGGGATTCCACTTCCAAGTCATCTTTATTAAGAGGATGTACATCACTCCTCATCTCACCTGCTGGGAACGAGAAAGCGGCACGGTTGGCATAGAGACAGATGGTCCTGGTGCTGCCCCCCCTACAGAGAAGGTCAAACTCTGTGAGGCGCTCAGCGTGGCATTGGTTAGTGGCTGGTTAACTCCGCCCATCAGGTCAAACAGCTCAGCTGATGGCGGGGCGGGGGCAGGGTTGGAGGCGGGCGCTGATGGTGGCTGTATGCTGCTAAACAGGTCGGTGACTGGCtgggaggaggcggagcttgaTGAAGTTGGAGGGTTGGAGAAGGCGCTCCAGTCTCCAAATTCAGTGTTCCCATTGGTTGGTGCGGCAGCTGGTCACATGACAGACGTGACACATTGGGGGTTTGTCAAAACATGGAGTAAAGAATCAGATGTGTCAAGTAAAGTCATTACTGGCTGAAGCTGCTGGAGCCGAGAAGTCAGCGAAGGCGTCAATCAGGTCGGCGCTCCCACCTGGCAGAATGTGCACATGGTTACACATGAAGAGATCATGACAGAAAATTATACTGAATCcaaattttggcttttaaaaagGCTGTGGTCTTCAACTTTAGATCAGCCTATTTGCAGTAAATCGTTTCTTCAACATTTTTTGTGTCTCCCATTTCTTCTCTTTGCATTTTGAATAGCACAAGTTGTGACAGCAACACATCACCCTACTCTCTTCACGGCGTTACCTGCTGAAGAATTCTGATTGGATGACGGATCAATAACAAGCAGGTCAGCCAGACAGTCGCTGGGTGACTTTTTCACAGATGTCTTGAAGAAGAAACAGAGAAGGGGCGGAGTTAAATGTGGCTGAGGGGAAAAGAAAAAGGGTTAACGCACAACGTGTACCTCCTCCTCAGGACTCTTGCCTCCCGTATAGTGGGCGGCGGCACCGAGATCCAAAGTCTTTGTACTGGGGGCGCCGCTGCGCTTGCGTGTGGTGGTTGTGGTGGTTTCTGTTGCCTGGGTGATCTGGATGCTCTTGGTCGTCACCGTCTCCTCTTCATCTTTAAACTCGAGGGCGTCCTGGCGACCGTTTCTGGATGCCCTGTCCTCCTCGTTGTCGCTACAGCAGCCACAGGAAGCACATTGACACGCAGTACTCACGGGGGACGTTGCCATGGAGAAGAAAGAATGTGCTTACCTGATCCTGTCGGGGGAGTCGTCTCGTTCCTTCTTGCGGAACTTGCTGAGCGTGTCGTCGATGGTGCTGCCAATCTTCTCGCTGATCTCTCCCAGCTTCTCGCTGAAGGGGAACGCTGCCCGGCTTTTGTCCCAGTCTTCGTCCCATTTGCTGCGCTCCAACTCAGTAGCTGGGAGAGAGACACAAGG includes:
- the LOC131138289 gene encoding clathrin interactor 1-like isoform X1, which encodes MLNMWKVRELVDKATNVVMNYSDIESKVREATNDDPWGPSGQLMGDIAKSTFMYEQFPEVMNMLWTRMLKDNKKNWRRVYKALLLLAYLIRNGSERVVTSAREHIYDLRSLENYHFLDENGKDQGINVRQKVKEMVEFIQDDDRLREERKKAKKNKDKYIGVSSDSMGGGGGGSFKNSTELERSKWDEDWDKSRAAFPFSEKLGEISEKIGSTIDDTLSKFRKKERDDSPDRISDNEEDRASRNGRQDALEFKDEEETVTTKSIQITQATETTTTTTRKRSGAPSTKTLDLGAAAHYTGGKSPEEETSVKKSPSDCLADLLVIDPSSNQNSSAGGSADLIDAFADFSAPAASATAAPTNGNTEFGDWSAFSNPPTSSSSASSQPVTDLFSSIQPPSAPASNPAPAPPSAELFDLMGGVNQPLTNATLSASQSLTFSVGGAAPGPSVSMPTVPLSRSQQTLGGLMCQPPAGLKQKVGMGVPGSLGSTWSDPSVNISLDFLSSNLNPTKSQTALNNILQQQGVPPVHLMAQNFGGLNLSTPPDVTPIRPLANHMMANTTMPPSMTSGPVGMGTLPVNSGMMGMNMSMNMGMAAPIMMGGMTSMGAPGVGMGHTHSVAPGVVPVKQDAFSSFGNFGK
- the LOC131138289 gene encoding clathrin interactor 1-like isoform X2, giving the protein MLNMWKVRELVDKATNVVMNYSDIESKVREATNDDPWGPSGQLMGDIAKSTFMYEQFPEVMNMLWTRMLKDNKKNWRRVYKALLLLAYLIRNGSERVVTSAREHIYDLRSLENYHFLDENGKDQGINVRQKVKEMVEFIQDDDRLREERKKAKKNKDKYIGVSSDSMGGGATELERSKWDEDWDKSRAAFPFSEKLGEISEKIGSTIDDTLSKFRKKERDDSPDRISDNEEDRASRNGRQDALEFKDEEETVTTKSIQITQATETTTTTTRKRSGAPSTKTLDLGAAAHYTGGKSPEEETSVKKSPSDCLADLLVIDPSSNQNSSAGGSADLIDAFADFSAPAASATAAPTNGNTEFGDWSAFSNPPTSSSSASSQPVTDLFSSIQPPSAPASNPAPAPPSAELFDLMGGVNQPLTNATLSASQSLTFSVGGAAPGPSVSMPTVPLSRSQQTLGGLMCQPPAGLKQKVGMGVPGSLGSTWSDPSVNISLDFLSSNLNPTKSQTALNNILQQQGVPPVHLMAQNFGGLNLSTPPDVTPIRPLANHMMANTTMPPSMTSGPVGMGTLPVNSGMMGMNMSMNMGMAAPIMMGGMTSMGAPGVGMGHTHSVAPGVVPVKQDAFSSFGNFGK
- the LOC131138289 gene encoding clathrin interactor 1-like isoform X3; translated protein: MLNMWKVRELVDKATNVVMNYSDIESKVREATNDDPWGPSGQLMGDIAKSTFMYEQFPEVMNMLWTRMLKDNKKNWRRVYKALLLLAYLIRNGSERVVTSAREHIYDLRSLENYHFLDENGKDQGINVRQKVKEMVEFIQDDDRLREERKKAKKNKDKYIGVSSDSMGGGGGGSFKNCMHVSSRVECTHRNLTTSPCVSLPATELERSKWDEDWDKSRAAFPFSEKLGEISEKIGSTIDDTLSKFRKKERDDSPDRISDNEEDRASRNGRQDALEFKDEEETVTTKSIQITQATETTTTTTRKRSGAPSTKTLDLGAAAHYTGGKSPEEETSVKKSPSDCLADLLVIDPSSNQNSSAGGSADLIDAFADFSAPAASATAAPTNGNTEFGDWSAFSNPPTSSSSASSQPVTDLFSSIQPPSAPASNPAPAPPSAELFDLMGGVNQPLTNATLSASQSLTFSVGGAAPGPSVSMPTVPLSRSQQTLGGLMCQPPAGLKQKVGMGVPGSLGSTWSDPSVNISLDFLSSNLNPTKSQTALNNILQQQGVPPVHLMAQNFGGLNLSTPPDVTPIRPLANHMMANTTMPPSMTSGPVGMGTLPVNSGMMGMNMSMNMGMAAPIMMGGMTSMGAPGVGMGHTHSVAPGVVPVKQDAFSSFGNFGK